The following coding sequences are from one Dermacentor andersoni chromosome 5, qqDerAnde1_hic_scaffold, whole genome shotgun sequence window:
- the LOC126531140 gene encoding uncharacterized protein, translating into MNEYMLSAVVTLLLLVGALCSEWDCNVTLPWSVENSDHPVIPHGALQNLLRCPHELHGCSPSPIVCDEQLFAVTCSCAKNCELYGDCCWDAGPNLSSRTPATCVARNVDHHFGRNFYVISVCDPKWPDDGVRQSCENATHSKEAFYMIPVTTRKRVTYFNAFCALCNYDLDSTATFWNSSGTPQSGLQVDIPPVVLKHVDTFLRPCDPHLVDVYSCPEMTDMEMSRKCNTYFAPVEHIDNNSDVVYKNVYCGLCNGAELSSLKCIPKRAVRETWVRVHIKTPFRPNLVSLMRPVLTQESCFSWHEDKCYIRVPKYYYTNNSMEDENDNEINVNRRRMRYVAYNVQNYLTIICISLSLACLFLKGVVYVFFKSSRSFSTRCTLCLSCTLFWSHLFFLLANSFDVHTLVCVVFAVVLHYGFLSTFFWTSLLSFDIWKNVASARVSSSKRSGFLLYSVIAWGVPLLIVGTSVAINWAAPEFVLSPHYGRFGCWIGNLWSQLAFFLMPMMILLVVDVGLYVHTVVKIRRTSKRASIFEFTGGGSYSHMRLYVKLAFIMGMTWMLGFVSAFFNVLAMDITVIILIGLQGVYLFFGFKDYQHLIPKRFRKTRKCVLPAVPIVNAPVASTEGGTENRNVIRRRSSNGVAKVQ; encoded by the coding sequence ATGAACGAGTACATGCTTTCGGCAGTTGTGACCTTACTGTTGCTGGTCGGTGCACTGTGTTCGGAGTGGGATTGCAATGTAACGCTTCCCTGGAGTGTGGAGAACAGCGATCATCCAGTCATACCACACGGCGCCCTCCAAAATCTTCTTCGCTGTCCACACGAACTTCATGGCTGCAGCCCTTCACCGATTGTTTGCGACGAGCAGCTCTTCGCAGTGACGTGTTCGTGCGCAAAGAACTGTGAACTTTACGGTGACTGCTGTTGGGACGCTGGACCCAATTTGTCGTCGAGAACGCCGGCAACCTGCGTGGCGCGGAACGTAGATCACCATTTCGGAAGAAACTTCTACGTTATCTCAGTGTGTGACCCAAAGTGGCCGGATGACGGCGTGCGCCAATCGTGTGAGAATGCGACGCATTCGAAGGAGGCCTTCTACATGATACCAGTGACCACCAGAAAAAGGGTGACGTACTTCAATGCTTTCTGTGCTCTGTGCAATTACGACTTGGACAGCACAGCGACGTTTTGGAATTCCTCAGGAACACCCCAAAGTGGACTTCAGGTTGACATTCCGCCAGTGGTCCTGAAGCACGTGGATACTTTCCTCAGGCCTTGTGACCCTCATTTAGTGGACGTGTATAGTTGCCCCGAAATGACAGACATGGAAATGTCGCGGAAATGTAATACCTACTTTGCTCCTGTTGAACACATAGACAATAATTCAGATGTTGTCTACAAGAACGTGTACTGCGGCCTTTGCAACGGGGCTGAGCTGTCTTCATTGAAGTGCATTCCAAAACGAGCAGTTCGAGAGACGTGGGTTCGAGTTCACATCAAAACACCATTCAGGCCTAACCTGGTGTCTTTAATGAGACCCGTTCTAACTCAGGAGTCTTGCTTTTCGTGGCACGAAGACAAGTGTTATATAAGGGTGCCTAAATATTACTACACGAACAATTCGATGGAGGACGAAAATGACAATGAGATCAATGTCAACAGAAGGAGGATGCGTTACGTAGCTTACAACGTGCAAAACTACCTCACTATTATTTGCATCAGTTTGTCCCTCGCATGCCTATTTTTGAAGGGCGTCGTGTATGTGTTCTTTAAGAGTTCTCGTTCGTTTTCCACGCGGTGTACGTTGTGCTTGTCTTGTACATTGTTCTGGAGTCACCTGTTCTTTCTGCTCGCCAACAGCTTCGACGTACACACGCTGGTGTGCGTTGTGTTCGCCGTTGTTCTTCATTACGGGTTCCTTTCTACCTTCTTTTGGACCAGCTTGCTATCTTTCGACATTTGGAAGAACGTCGCGTCGGCGCGAGTTTCTTCTAGCAAGCGTAGTGGCTTTCTGCTGTACAGCGTCATAGCGTGGGGCGTCCCTCTGCTTATAGTCGGGACAAGTGTGGCCATAAACTGGGCCGCTCCAGAGTTTGTGCTCTCGCCTCACTACGGTCGCTTCGGCTGCTGGATAGGCAACCTCTGGAGCCAGTTGGCGTTCTTCCTCATGCCCATGATGATTCTCCTTGTGGTAGACGTCGGTCTGTACGTGCACACCGTCGTGAAAATTCGCAGAACGTCGAAGCGCGCCTCCATATTCGAGTTCACCGGTGGTGGAAGCTACTCCCACATGAGACTGTACGTGAAGCTGGCTTTCATCATGGGCATGACATGGATGCTCGGCTTTGTGAGCGCTTTCTTCAATGTGCTCGCCATGGACATCACCGTCATCATCTTGATAGGACTACAAGGCGTGTACTTGTTCTTTGGTTTCAAGGACTATCAGCATCTGATTCCGAAGCGCTTCCGGAAAACGCGCAAGTGTGTGCTGCCTGCCGTGCCTATAGTCAACGCGCCAGTGGCCTCGACCGAAGGGGGCACTGAGAACAGAAACGTGATTCGTCGAAGATCTTCGAATGGAGTGGCAAAAGTTCAGTGA